GTGTGAATCCAGACAAAGCCACTAAAAAGCTGCCAAGTTTTGGTTGTGCTTTCTGTTTTGTCTTTGCCTTTTAATATCATGTGGTGGCGTGGTCAAAAATATAAGCTCACCAACCTTCTCACCCAGAGTCTGAGGTGACCACGAGTGGCGTTCACTGTTTTTAAGCCAGGTaatacaaaagcaaaaaaagaaaataaaactacaAGGATGTGTTAAGACTTTAGAATTGACCAGCCTTACGATGGATGCACAGATTTCTACaattttaatacaaatattcATAACATAGCATGAAAGGCAGGGTAATGTTatacgtttttaaaaaacatttccacacgcTTAACGATGTCTAAAACTGCGTTCTCATTTTATTCATTGAGATGTTGAGACTTCTAGATCGTTCAGCTGTTTAAATTCTGTCTGAACAatcatgaataaaaacatatctaCACTGAAAATGAAACCTGATAACAGAACTAATGACACTGAATCAGATTAGAGATCAAATCTACATTATAGAACGACCTCGCACATCAGAATATATAACGTCTTGAGGTTGTTGTTTCTTCACTCGTCCTCGTTTGGCTCTCCTCTCATTGAAATGTAAGGCAGCATAATTCAGCTCATTGTCACAGTCCTGTAGGAATGAATTCTGAAATGATTAGAATTTAATTAAACTAATTGCTTGTCCATTTATAATGTCATGTACTCAACATATGCTGAATACTTACCTGATTAAGGGTATTGTCTGTCACTGAACCTTGTTTTATTCTCACTGtacaaaagaaaatacaactCTTTACAGCGCCTATAAATGACAAGAACTAACTTATTTCAAGAATGTTCCACTTCATGAaaacaacaatgaaaaaaaaaataattaatgaaaaaatataattgttggcaaattgctgtagtataagaggaataaagcagtTCAGGTCATGAGTATATTGGAAAATAACAAATTTTGTGAAGGTAACGGTAACACTGCTTCATACAAGATCGGTGtatttaatatatgtatatatatatatatatatatatatatatatatatatatatatatatatatatatatatatatatatatagctcttTTTGagtggaagtggaagtggaGTGAAAGTGATCTAATAACTAATTAACTGGTGACTCATTGTATATAAcagaaattatataatattaccATGGcattaaaacaatataataactttattaatagacataATGCAGACTTACCACTGGTTTGTTCACAGTTTCTCCTTTCACAGGTTATGAGAAAGGTCAAAGCAAAGATCAcgaccacacacactcccaaagCTACAGCGAGGTAGATCACTACAGGATCCACAGATCTCTCTGTCACACAGTAAATATCACGATATCAATCTCTGTCACAcagtaaatatcacaatataaatCTCTGTCACACAGTAAAtgtcacaatattaaatataggcTCAGTGTTTACTTCTATGATAAATCAACTTATTTCTTTAGGTCATTTAAATTAGCAAGAATAATGATTTGAGAGTAAAGCATTATACTTCTTACCCAACTGTATTTGTCTCCCGTTCCCAAAAATGATCTTCCCACACAAGGCCACAGCGCAGTAGTAAGTTCCAGTATCATTGAGGCTGAGGATGTTCTTGGAGAAGttgtacacacaggtgtgtgtagaagagCCGCTCTCACACTGATGGCTGCTGTTGTgatgagtgtaaatgatttgaGGATGGGATTGTGATGGAGCAGCTCTGAACCAGAGCACTTGGAGTTCTGCTGATCTGCTCTCAGAGAGAACCGAGCACTGCAGAGTCACTGACGCTCCTGCAGGAACCGAGTCCGACACGCCGCTCTGGAACACTGACACTTTTACATCTCCATCACCTGTTCAGTGGAATATACACAGTGGAAGATCTTAGTTGGTTTCTTTCATACTTGGGAAATAATTGATAATATATGCATTTTGCAGTCCAGAAAGAACATGGTGTCAATTATAGCATATTATACAATGTTTTTACAAATATCTTTACAATTATAATGTATTATGATATTATACAAAATGACACCCATCACATAAAAACACCCATCTTCATGTGGAGTTAGTGCAATAACGGCCTCCACTATTCTGGGAAGGTTTTGTACTATATTTTGGAGCGCGGCTGTTAGGATTTGTAATCCTTCAGCCACAAGACCTTTAgtaaggtcaggcactgatgttggacgAGGAGACCTGGGCTTCAGTCGGTGTTCTAGTTCATCATAGAGGTGTTCAGTgcggttgagatcagggctctgtgcagttCTTCTACCCCAACCTTGGCACacaatgtcttcatggagctgtcACTGTGCACAGGTTTGGTCTTCTTAGCTCCAATGAagagaaactgtaatgctacagtatacaaagacattctatacaaatgtgtgcttccaacttttaTTAACGTGTACATTCTATTATGTTCACTGTAGTAATATTTCCGTTGCtctatattaataaatatttgtagaagaagaagaagaagaagaagaagaagaagaagaagaagaagaagaagaaaattgtATAATCATATAATTGGTGATATACTAAAGCTTCCTATAAGGGGCTTGTAAATTCAAACTCACACAAATGGAGATTGCATCAACATATATAAAATTTCTCAAGTAGTGCAACATATAATTACATAGAACCCAGAGGACAAGAGCCGACTATGTACATTTggtttcaaatttatttattttttaaaactatttggTTTCAGTAGCATCAGCACATCAGCAATAATCTGAAGCATTTTGATATTTGAAATGTATGAAAACGCTAATTAATGATTCCATTAATTGATCATGaatttagcatttatttaaatgacaatgacaattatttaaatgaatcaaaCTAGCTGTGTACATGTAAAATTCTTACCTTTCACTGATAAAAATGTTCCTTTTCCAAATGATGTTGAAAATACTATAAATCCACAGTAATACACGGCTTCATCTGAGGGTTCCACATGAGAAATTTTTAAATGGCAGCTTGTCTTTTCATTCTCGATGCTGAATCTTGGTGACTTGAACTCATCTTTGTAACTGGGTCCGTGCTGAACTGTGACCAATACACGAGGCTTGTGTCCTACTTTTTGCTTGTACCAAACCATAGCTCCAGAGTCCGATCGCATTCGAAAGCAGTGTAGAGTCACGTTATCACCAACATTAGCGGTGATTATTGGATTTGGTTGATTGACATCATTTGTCTCTGCAGAATCTAATATCAAGTGTTAAAGAATGAAACATGAACAAATGTACCAAAACTTTATTTGACCTATAATAGACAGTGATTGTCAATTGggtaataataaatatgtttagctccaaatatatatatatatatatatatatatatatatatatatatatatatatatatatatatatatatatatatatatataccaataTTTAGAAAGATATTTCCAAGCACTTTTTTGCAACCTACACAATGATATATAGGTATTCATGTCAGAATCCTTATAACAGCAACGTGCATAAGATCTGAAACCTAGAAAAGCATCCACACTTAccaattttattaaacataatcaCTGTAATCCACACCAGTGTCATCATCTTCAGTCTGAGGTCTGTGTTGCACTGTCAGATGATCAAATTGAGCACATCTCACTTCGTGGCAAAGATTTATGACGGGTAACTCTGACATCACAGAATGTTCCACACACAGTCTAGAATAGAAAGCTAGCAAGAGTAGATAACTGACACTGTGGCTCCTCCTCATACGTTCCTGAACCtttagaaagtaaaaaaaatcaacaactaAATTCTATTAAACACCAAAAGGAGGAAATGACGTGCACAACTCTTTGATTTCTTTGTCAGTCTTTTGAgaaaatatctatttttatataagATGCTAATGCTAAACAGCATTTAAAAGCAGGTTTTAAGCAGATCTATTATTTTCTATCAAGAAATATGTTCCGAGATGGTTGTGGTTTTAAGTTTTTTTAGATCGTTGAACTTAATAAACTGGAAATTCACTGGATAATATTATAAAATCTTATCTGCGCTCGCACATTTATTACACTAAATAGTTTCAGGTCATCATAGAAAATGACGCATAAAGCAAGGAAAACatgaggaaaacaaaaaaaacaaacaaacatttcaaaagatcatttcatttattgaaggaaaaaggTTATACACCACCGATATCACATGTGAAGAACTAACTGCGCCCCCCTCTCCCCACATCTTAATAACTGGTTGTGTCACATTTAGCAGCAACAACTGCCaacttccaataactggagatcagtctttcacataATTGTGGAGGTGTTTTGGCCCAACCTTCTTTACTGTATTGCTTTAATTCTGCCACATGGGAGGGCTTTCAATAGTTTAAGATGATGCCAGAGTATCTAATTGAGTTTTAAGTCAAGATTTTGattaggccactccaaaacctTCATTTTGTTCAGGGCCATTCAGATGTGGACCTGCTCTTGAGCTCCAGATTGTTGTCTTAACAATAACCCAGCTGCTCTTAAACTTCTGATCACGGACTGATGACTGGATattctccttcaggattttctggtaaaCCACTGAATTCATTGTTCTGTCAATTATGGCACCTCATCATTGACCCTGAATCAGAAAAGCCTCCCtgcaccatcacacttccaccaccatttTTGACTGTTGGCATGATGCTTTTATTGTAGAATGGAGTGTTAGTTTGTTTCTGCCAGATTTAACAGCATACATGTCATCTAAAATTCTCTACTATTGACTCATCAGAACATTATCCCTAAAGGCTTACTGGTCAACGATGTATTCTTGGACAAATGTGAAATGAGCCTTTAGTATGTTAATTTTGGTTAGCAGTTGTTTTCCCCTTGCAACTCTCCAATCAgtaccatttttgcccagtgtctttgtAATGGTAAAATTATGAATGATGTCCTACTGAGGCGAGTGAGGCCTAGAGTTCCTTAGATCTTCATCTGGGTTCTTTTGTGACCACTTGGATGAGTCATCAATACGCTGTTGGATGAATTTTGGTAGACTTATGACAACTGGGAAGATGCACCACTGTTCTAAGTTTTCTTCATTTGGAGATACATCTATACATTTTCTACACCatttatcctacagggtcatggggaacctggagcctatcccaggaagcatcaggcacaaggcagggcacATACACCCTGGACACTCACACCCATTTATAAACTACGGACACTTTttacatgccaatcagcctaccatgcatgtctttggactgcgggaggaaaccggagtacccggaggaaacccctgtagcacggggagaacatgcaaactccgcacaggcgaacgtgctaaccactgagccaccgtgtgccctacATTTGGAAATAATGGCTCATATTTTGAAAcactggagtcccagagccttagAATGTTTTTTTAACCCTTTCCAAACTGAAATATATCAATAACCAACTTTCTAATCTCTTCCAGGATTTCTTCTGATCGCAGCATGGTGTGCTACTTCTCATTGCTGGAAAGGTTGATGTTTAGATCCAGGGTTGGCAGTAATCAAGCCTGGGTGTGCTAATCTAACTGAACCATAAGCTAGGGaataattactttttcacacaAGCCCAAATGGTGTTGAATGTTCCGGTTATCTTTGTCTAATTTTAAATTTAGCTTGAAGGGGTGAAACAATTAAGTGtgacaaatatgcaaaaacagaagaaatcagggcaaatgctttttcatagaaatccattaaaaaaaagcagataTCTTTGAATTTAGGGCCCCCTAAAATTTAGCCCCCCCCCATGAGGTTGACCTCATGGTCATACACATATATGGCCAAAAGCATGtagacatctgaccatcacaccaatatgccacaaaattggaagcacaaattgtaaagaaattgtatgaagacatggtgtgccaagattggagtggaagaactcaagtgtccttcACAGAGCCCTTACCTCAACCCCTCTGaacactttgggatgaactTTAACACCGAAAGCACCTCAGGTCTTCTCACTTaaaatcagtgcctgacctcactaatcttcttgtagctgaatgaacacaaatccccacagccacgatCCAAAATCTAGAGCAGAATTTATAGGCTCCTACTGCAGCAAAGGGGAACTAACTACATATTAATCCCCAGGGTTTAAAAATGTGATGTTCAACAGGCATATAGTCTGTTTCTTATATTGTGATACTAATATTCATATTACCAgggtatgggggggggggggggggggggggggggtaattttctgattttttattttgtcacacACTTAACAATGTATTAATCTGCTTTCTCACGCCACTCCTTGACAGAACCAGTGTATCAGTGTTCCAGCGATTTTGAGACTTCTAGACAATTCAGCTTTCAGTTTAAATTCAACCTGAACaatcattaataaaaacacatctacGGTACAAATGAAACCTGATAACAGAACTAATGACACTGAATCAGATCAGAGATCAAATCTAAGTTACAGAAAGACCTCGCACATCAGAATATATAATATCTTGAGGTTGTGGTTTCTTCACTCTTCCTCTTTTGGCTCTCCTCTCATTGAAATGTAAGGCAGCGTAATTCAGCTCCACATTGTCACAGTCCTGGGATATGAAATTATTAGAATATAGAATTATTAGACTTCCAGTACAAACCTTTAAAACTAATTACTTGTCCAATGATAACGTAATGTATTCACATATTCTGGATGTTTACCTGACTGAGGGTCTTGTCTGTCACTGAACCTCGTTTGAGTCTCACTgtagagaaagaaaatgcagtttttaattgAATGATTGACTCACAGAGCAGCTCTGTTCACTTCCTATTGTctgaaggtgctgattaattttgtCTAAGCACATCTTTAACCACATAATTGTTTCTGTAGTACCAGTTTACACAGACAGGCCAcagaaacagattaaaaatggtTGTGATTGAATTTATATCAGTTTGTAGGGTACCAGATCGGTATTTCTAATAAGCTTGTTGCATATATTGTCAATGTGTTGGATATAGAGGTAACTAATAAAGTGGTAAATAATGGAAATACCCTGTTTATTGCGTTAATAATAACCTTATTGCAGACTTACCGCTGCGTTGTCCacagtttctttctttacaGCTTTTGGCTTGAGCAAAGATCACGACCACACACACGCCCAAAGCTACAGCGAGGCAGATCACTACAGGATCCACAGATCTCTCTGTCACACAGTAAATATCACGATATTAATCCAACAtgtagaaaaacaacaaaacaaaacaaaacaacacacacacaatttccaaTCTTATCAATGTTGGAACCATTTACAGCCAGCAACTGCTGAGAAATTAGACATTACACATATATTTTCGATTAAATGTTTGTCCCAAGGAAAATATGTTCCTAAGGTACAATTTATAAATTCTttgtccatacaggattttgctgattttttttttttaaattgtgatgGCCAAAAATTCTTGAATTTTCTGTGTCTTTGCGATTtttgatgcaacttgcagagcttttttgtaattttttacatttttgaattggtgaaattgtaatcgcacaaaattgttttgaacgctctttctcagtgatgtttgttggtaaatgataaacccttttagctgtacgcatgctcgacgcacatgaatcgaagaaggCTTTGGCTCAATGGGCGTTGTAAAGACGTTACATCtgcagtataattttttttttttcaattgcaaactcctctgaatattgtggagtttgcttgattttgcattaatttctgcgatggcaaaatctcaaaatcctggagagactgaaTACTGTTTGGTAGCAGcgttttcctttatttaaaggGCAATTTTCTGGCAATTTTGTCTAGTTTAGTTTAATTTTGCTCTTGATTCAAGATCTGGGAATTTTACGGCCACATCCATCATACATCTCTGACCATGAACCTGTATACTACAATCTATTTCACACTCTCATTAGCTCAAATAATGGATCAGTGATTTATTCTACACTAAAGCAACTAATATTTAAGATGATTGAAAATGAGTAAGAATAATCATTAGTGaaaaatataaagattttgGGATACAAGGATACAAATATACTAATATAGAAAATAATGAATACATACTCTGGTTTACCAATAAAACATCATATTCTTACCCAATTGTACTCGTGTCCCATTCCCAAAAATGATCTTCCCACACACGGCCACAGCGCAGTAGTAAGTTCCAGTATCACTGAGGCTGAGGATGTTCTTGGAGAAGttgtacacacaggtgtgtgtagaagagCCGCTCTCACACTGATGGCTGCTGTTGTgatgagtgtaaatgatttgaGGATGGGATTGTGGTGGAGCAGCTCTGAAC
The window above is part of the Ictalurus punctatus breed USDA103 chromosome 8, Coco_2.0, whole genome shotgun sequence genome. Proteins encoded here:
- the LOC108268739 gene encoding immunoglobulin kappa light chain isoform X1, whose amino-acid sequence is MMTLVWITVIMFNKIDSAETNDVNQPNPIITANVGDNVTLHCFRMRSDSGAMVWYKQKVGHKPRVLVTVQHGPSYKDEFKSPRFSIENEKTSCHLKISHVEPSDEAVYYCGFIVFSTSFGKGTFLSVKGDGDVKVSVFQSGVSDSVPAGASVTLQCSVLSESRSAELQVLWFRAAPSQSHPQIIYTHHNSSHQCESGSSTHTCVYNFSKNILSLNDTGTYYCAVALCGKIIFGNGRQIQLERSVDPVVIYLAVALGVCVVVIFALTFLITCERRNCEQTSVRIKQGSVTDNTLNQNSFLQDCDNELNYAALHFNERRAKRGRVKKQQPQDVIYSDVRGRSIM
- the LOC108268739 gene encoding immunoglobulin kappa light chain isoform X2; amino-acid sequence: MMTLVWITVIMFNKIDSAETNDVNQPNPIITANVGDNVTLHCFRMRSDSGAMVWYKQKVGHKPRVLVTVQHGPSYKDEFKSPRFSIENEKTSCHLKISHVEPSDEAVYYCGFIVFSTSFGKGTFLSVKGDGDVKVSVFQSGVSDSVPAGASVTLQCSVLSESRSAELQVLWFRAAPSQSHPQIIYTHHNSSHQCESGSSTHTCVYNFSKNILSLNDTGTYYCAVALCGKIIFGNGRQIQLERSVDPVVIYLAVALGVCVVVIFALTFLITCERRNCEQTSVRIKQGSVTDNTLNQDCDNELNYAALHFNERRAKRGRVKKQQPQDVIYSDVRGRSIM